The following are encoded together in the Anopheles nili chromosome 3, idAnoNiliSN_F5_01, whole genome shotgun sequence genome:
- the LOC128727091 gene encoding protein argonaute-3, with translation MSQRMNFLRSIIESSSNASVDESSERSLGPENRDSGYQTGGPSSSGESLQKPGHGRGRARFTAFLAQPKSSDDVVSLEGSMQSIVIGGRGRFVQKLLSSVSDASRNPSQAELTSAEQDDLTEASAEGKARAKDKVQDRESSSCASLPKKKESYVPKQQQEPLTPVVKQGTAGTPVQLMSNFMELKCEPGRGIFLYTVDFIPNLDSKQLRKQCVDSKSNVFGKAYTFDGRILLLPKPLGQEMSMIVTRHPSIDAEITMQVVFRAKQSMSDNVTFYNKLFRRIMHMLQLNEIGRKHFDSSQARIVPQHKLEIWPGFVTAVNAFEGGLMLNLDVTHRVLMQTTVYTHIKTIAMLQKSQFKEAVIKSLLGVVVLTRYNKKTYRIDDICFDANPMCTFRYGDRDVTYVEYYKQHYDIDILDHQQPLLLNRSERRVAGKAEPQEMLICLIPEICYLTGLTDEMRKDYKVMRDIATYTRISPNQRLLAMEKFCENVNNNEKTRSLLASWGLELKTKAIIMDGRQLPHENIRSGGGVEGSAGPGADFNRQVTNNPMLEVVHIRHWTLVYTQRDEKYAMSFTDCVKRSSRMLGIDIAQPTIEIIPQDSTNLYVQLLRTRIRPDTQIVVIICPTNRDDRYAAIKRICCTEVPIPTQIINARTLSNEKRNRSIVLKILLQMNCKLGGTLWGVNIPLSGTMICGIDTYHEAKHRSGSVSAFVGSIDASFTRWYSRATVQERKEELMNGLCVSMEKTLQAYRRRNCQLPEKIIIFRDGVSDSQMTMCEQYEIPQLLAACNLMAPDYEPKITFIVVQKRIITRMFNMSRNSSEGSGNAPPGTVLDHTVTRRFQFDYFLVAQAVQMGTVTPTHYIVLRNDSNFSPDILQRLSYKMCYMYYNWPGSIRVPACCQYAHKLAYLIGQSVKRMPAESLNDKLFYL, from the exons ATGAGTCAGCGGATGAATTTTCTACGCTCGATTATCGAGTCGTCGTCAAATGCTTCGGTGGATGAATCGAGCGAGCGCAGCCTAGGACCTGAAAACCGGGACAGTGGATACCAAACCGGAGGTCCGTCTTCCAGCGGTGAATCACTGCAAAAACCAGGACATGGCCGCGGTCGCGCAAGGTTTACAGCATTTCTCGCACAGCCAAAATCATCCGATGATGTGGTATCGCTGGAAGGCTCGATGCAGAGCATAGTGATTGGAGGTCGAGGTCGGTTCGTACAAAAGCTGCTAAGCAGTGTTTCGGACGCAAGCCGCAACCCATCGCAAGCAGAACTTACCAGTGCTGAGCAGGACGATCTGACGGAAGCGTCAGCTGAGGGTAAAGCTAGGGCTAAGGATAAGGTTCAGGACCGAGAGAGCTCGAGTTGCGCATCCttgccaaagaaaaaagaatcgtATGTGCCAAAGCAACAGCAGGAACCATTGACACCTGTCGTTAAACAAGGAACAGCTGGCACGCCGGTACAGCTGATGAGCAACTTCATGGAACTAAAGTGTGAACCGGGTCGCGGGATCTTCCTCTACACTGTTGACTTCATCCCAAATCTAGACTCGAAGCAGTTACGAAAACAGTGTGTCGATAGCAAGTCGAATGTGTTCGGCAAAGCGTACACATTCGACGGGCGTATTCTCTTACTTCCGAAGCCTCTGGGACAGGAAATGTCTATGATCGTTACGAGGCACCCCTCGATCGACGCGGAAATTACTATGCAGGTTGTGTTTCGGGCAAAGCAGAGCATGAGCGATAATGTAACCTTTTACAATAAGCTGTTCCGTCGGATCATGCATATGTTGCAGCTGAACGAAATTGGTCGCAAGCATTTCGATTCATCGCAGGCTCGAATCGTACCGCAACACAAGCTGGAAATTTGGCCAGGTTTCGTGACCGCGGTGAACGCGTTCGAAGGTGGGTTGATGTTGAATCTCGACGTCACGCACCGAGTGCTGATGCAGACCACTGTGTACACGCACATTAAGACGATCGCGATGCTGCAGAAATCCCAGTTCAAGGAAGCTGTGATTAAGTCGTTGCTTGGAGTGGTCGTACTCACGcggtacaacaaaaaaacgtaccgCATCGACGACATCTGCTTCGACGCGAACCCGATGTGCACGTTCCGGTACGGCGATCGAGACGTGACGTATGTCGAGTACTATAAGCAGCACTACGACATCGATATTCTAGATCACCAGCAGCCGCTTCTGCTGAACCGGTCCGAGCGACGAGTGGCCGGCAAGGCCGAACCGCAGGAGATGCTCATTTGTTTGATACCGGAAATTTGTTATCTCACCGGGCTGACGGACGAAATGCGAAAAGATTACAAG GTGATGCGCGATATCGCAACCTACACACGGATCTCTCCCAACCAGCGCCTTCTGGCAATGGAAAAGTTCTGCGAGAACgtaaacaacaacgaaaaaacgcGATCTCTGCTGGCCTCGTGGGGGCTGGAATTGAAGACGAAAGCCATAATCATGGACGGACGGCAGCTGCCACACGAGAACATCAGATCCGGTGGAGGCGTCGAGGGTAGCGCTGGACCAGGAGCAGACTTTAACCGTCAGGTGACCAACAACCCGATGCTCGAAGTCGTCCACATTCGCCATTGGACGCTGGTGTATACGCAGCGCGACGAGAAGTACGCCATGTCGTTCACCGACTGCGTAAAACGCAGCAGTCGCATGCTCGGGATCGATATAGCGCAACCAACAATCGAAATCATACCGCAGGATTCGACCAATCTGTACGTGCAGCTTCTCCGAACCCGCATCCGGCCTGACACGCAGATCGTGGTGATCATTTGTCCGACGAATCGTGACGATCGGTACGCGGCGATCAAGCGCATCTGTTGCACGGAGGTTCCCATCCCGACACAAATCATCAACGCTCGCACGCTCTCGAACGAGAAGCGCAATCGTTCGATCGTGCTCAAGATCCTTCTGCAGATGAACTGTAAGCTGGGTGGGACGCTCTGGGGCGTCAATATACCGCTCAGCGGCACGATGATCTGCGGCATTGACACCTACCACGAAGCCAAGCACCGTTCCGGCTCGGTGTCCGCGTTCGTAGGCTCGATTGACGCCTCGTTCACGCGCTGGTACTCGCGTGCCACCGTACAAGAGCGCAAGGAAGAACTGATGAATGGGCTGTGTGTCTCGATGGAGAAAACGCTGCAGGCGTACCGGCGGCGAAACTGTCAGTTGCCGGagaaaattatcatttttcggGACGGTGTAAGTGACTCGCAGATGACCATGTGCGAGCAGTACGAGATACCGCAGCTGCTGGCCGCCTGCAATTTGATGGCTCCAGATTATGAGCCAAAGATCACGTTTATTGTGGTGCAGAAGCGTATCATCACGCGGATGTTCAACATGAGCCGAAACAGCAGTGAAGGAAGTGGCAACGCGCCGCCCGGCACCGTACTCGATCACACCGTGACCCGCCGGTTCCAGTTCGATTACTTTCTCGTCGCGCAAGCCGTTCAGATGGGAACAGTCACGCCGACGCACTATATCGTGCTGCGGAATGATTCAAACTTCTCTCCGGATATCCTGCAACGTCTTAGTTACAAGATGTGCTACATGTACTACAACTGGCCGGGTAGTATACGCGTGCCCGCGTGTTGTCAA TATGCGCACAAACTGGCTTACTTGATCGGGCAATCCGTGAAACGGATGCCAGCGGAATCACTTAACGACAAACTGTTCTACCTATAG
- the LOC128727378 gene encoding trypsin-4-like translates to MANRIVAACCLLLFAVAVESANKQKHNFRIVGGFPIDISEAPFQVSLMINGRHACGGSIISPNWVLTAAHCLDNLFSIQIAVRAGSTLKDKGGEVSRVSQIVRHPDWDPDTYGSDYALLELKTPFNLNGVTIASIEMPEQDAEDPAPGSKAMVSGWGATLNKYQSNRVLRATFVPIVQRSDCDAAYGRDVDISERMLCGGFFHGGSDSCQGDSGGPFVVEDLLVGVVSFATGCAKPGYPGVNARVSAVRDWIREVSGI, encoded by the exons ATGGCTAACCGAATTGTTGCCGCATGCTGTTTGCTGCTATTCGCAGTTGCGG TCGAATCcgcaaacaagcaaaagcataattttCGGATCGTGGGTGGATTCCCGATCGACATCTCTGAGGCCCCCTTCCAAGTGTCGTTGATGATCAACGGACGCCACGCATGCGGTGGTTCCATCATTTCACCGAATTGGGTGCTAACGGCAGCCCACTGCCTCGATAACCTTTTCAGTATCCAGATTGCCGTTCGCGCCGGATCGACGCTGAAGGATAAGGGTGGAGAGGTTAGCAGGGTCAGCCAAATAGTCCGCCACCCGGATTGGGACCCGGACACGTATGGATCTGACTACGCCTTGCTGGAACTGAAAACACCGTTCAACTTGAATGGAGTAACGATAGCTTCGATCGAGATGCCCGAACAGGACGCAGAGGATCCGGCACCGGGCTCGAAGGCGATGGTTTCCGGTTGGGGTGCAACTTTGAACAAATACCAGTCGAACCGAGTTTTGCGTGCCACTTTTGTGCCGATCGTTCAACGAAGCGACTGCGATGCTGCCTATGGAAGAGATGTTGACATATCGGAACGCATGTTGTGTGGTGGCTTTTTCCACGGTGGAAGTGACTCCTGCCAGGGCGATTCCGGTGGTCCATTTGTGGTAGAAGATCTGCTGGTCGGTGTTGTTTCATTCGCAACTGGATGTGCGAAACCCGGCTATCCTGGAGTCAACGCTCGGGTTTCGGCCGTGCGTGATTGGATACGAGAAGTTAGCGGAATATAG